A portion of the Labilithrix sp. genome contains these proteins:
- a CDS encoding serine/threonine protein kinase → MPLDDVQRALSTLLDPFADPEVAKAVRARWREGGKRAEATQLSPEIREAADALAAALPGLTHTGEVAELGEMFSEPSAEVLFAWVTESTWRRDALLAQLLDEAAVRAAFRDRVPDVARRRVVEGPLADALRAAPLLGDGAILALPENAEARARLEILFWEAGASAFEVPELAKWLWGSHETFEIMIRGPARGALRGRVLAARTLEVSVRGLSPATDQELIGKTLQVLQPLLLHPEPLVWVHAARALGRMIGPLEQLQGTILDWVLGPSQLLRQRAMTALAALPRERFNLLAGQLITIMDSPQEDAWVLAAIAAATPYLFFERRDLWDRLAVRILRGDGGAIGARALARGLATIWRRGTHRREIEEPLLALREQARSVRAADVDEARRWIEVIAVTDVVDGAERDPLDLELGLENLVRLAAQYDDEEADARASRFAVSLAPTFGEARRIALGTGSLRHRSAAVNAVEGCARAFALRLWGPLLATSPGGGDPIEAPDLEETWKTIARAPAEILDLIKERRAGGDGDTVPLEVLAIRLGGYALDACGEDTDLGPGRGPTAHDTCQWLRKIDGLADGTRELPKPLRSALSSLFWRLVDTTRGTALGEVDDVHWLGPFAAWWALVIDRPAMLLQLATALPMMDVGALQRCCDHADALRTAVSSGEEFGQWGHKAAPSLEELHAVDTELTHALAGLSRALAAFAPASGKNENLEAMCLDLVLAADRLQSALADPVRALHPATADGGDDTLRRGQTENAPRVAGLVARAIRARELSMLDVWFASLGPVTSALLEQAVRGAIGRTPPPPPAPKKAEAQIIAGYELVKNLGEGGIGTVWLVRKPGADRFFVLKIPKAEALQNATETERAGILASFQEEAKALAGLYHPNVANIIDRGVIENVPYLVLEYLIGADLKQYSGARLMTLFELRQVVLETCAGLAALHAAGLVHRDIKPANLWLRLPLQGGERFEADKHRDPAHATPLATVVIDFGMVRAIRVPAEVGGRFVAGTAGYIAPEQVLDPVELDPRSDVYALAGTIYNVTTGKAFFDDVENPRDRIIAHMRRDPFEESERLKSYPAAVAKLLRAAVAKEPKDRPHPLEFGREFVAAL, encoded by the coding sequence ATGCCGCTCGACGACGTTCAACGCGCGCTCTCGACGCTCCTCGATCCGTTCGCGGATCCGGAGGTCGCGAAGGCCGTCCGCGCGCGCTGGCGCGAGGGCGGCAAGCGCGCGGAGGCCACCCAGCTCTCGCCCGAGATCCGCGAGGCGGCCGACGCGCTCGCGGCCGCGCTGCCGGGGCTCACCCACACGGGCGAGGTCGCGGAGCTCGGCGAGATGTTCTCGGAGCCCTCCGCCGAGGTGCTCTTCGCGTGGGTGACCGAGAGCACGTGGCGGCGCGACGCGCTCCTCGCGCAGCTCCTCGACGAGGCCGCCGTGCGCGCCGCGTTCCGCGATCGCGTCCCCGACGTCGCGCGCCGTCGCGTGGTCGAAGGTCCGCTCGCCGACGCGCTCCGCGCCGCGCCGCTCCTCGGCGACGGCGCCATCCTCGCGCTCCCCGAGAACGCGGAGGCCCGCGCGCGCCTCGAGATCCTCTTCTGGGAGGCCGGCGCGAGCGCGTTCGAGGTGCCCGAGCTCGCGAAGTGGCTCTGGGGCTCGCACGAGACGTTCGAGATCATGATCCGCGGCCCCGCGCGCGGCGCGCTCCGCGGTCGCGTCCTCGCCGCGCGCACCCTCGAGGTCAGCGTGCGCGGCCTCTCGCCCGCCACCGATCAGGAGCTGATCGGCAAGACGCTCCAGGTCTTGCAGCCGCTCTTGCTCCATCCCGAGCCGCTCGTGTGGGTCCACGCCGCGCGCGCGCTCGGCCGGATGATCGGGCCGCTCGAGCAGCTCCAGGGCACGATCCTCGACTGGGTCCTCGGCCCGTCGCAGCTGCTCCGCCAGCGCGCGATGACCGCGCTGGCGGCCCTCCCGCGAGAGCGCTTCAACCTCCTCGCCGGCCAGCTCATCACGATCATGGACTCGCCGCAGGAGGACGCGTGGGTCCTCGCCGCGATCGCGGCCGCGACGCCGTACCTCTTCTTCGAGCGCCGCGACCTCTGGGATCGCCTCGCGGTGCGGATCCTCCGCGGCGACGGCGGCGCGATCGGCGCGCGCGCGCTCGCGCGCGGCCTCGCGACGATCTGGCGCCGCGGCACCCATCGCCGCGAGATCGAGGAGCCGCTCCTCGCGCTCCGCGAGCAGGCCCGCTCCGTGCGCGCGGCCGACGTCGACGAGGCGCGCCGCTGGATCGAGGTCATCGCCGTCACCGACGTCGTCGACGGCGCGGAGCGCGATCCGCTCGACCTCGAGCTCGGGCTCGAGAACCTCGTCCGCCTCGCGGCGCAGTACGACGACGAAGAGGCCGACGCGCGCGCCTCGCGCTTCGCGGTCTCGCTCGCGCCGACCTTCGGCGAAGCGCGCCGCATCGCGCTCGGCACCGGCTCGCTCCGCCATCGCTCCGCGGCGGTGAACGCGGTCGAAGGCTGCGCGCGCGCGTTCGCGCTCCGGCTCTGGGGTCCGCTCCTCGCGACGAGCCCGGGCGGCGGCGATCCGATCGAGGCGCCCGATCTCGAGGAGACATGGAAGACGATCGCGCGCGCGCCGGCGGAGATCCTCGATCTGATCAAGGAGCGGCGCGCGGGCGGCGACGGCGACACCGTCCCGCTCGAGGTCCTCGCGATCCGGCTCGGCGGTTACGCGCTCGACGCCTGCGGCGAGGACACCGACTTGGGGCCCGGCCGCGGCCCGACCGCGCACGACACGTGTCAGTGGCTCCGCAAGATCGACGGCCTCGCCGACGGCACGCGCGAGCTCCCGAAGCCGCTCCGGAGCGCGCTCTCTTCTTTGTTCTGGCGCCTCGTCGACACGACGCGCGGCACCGCGCTCGGCGAGGTCGACGACGTGCACTGGCTCGGTCCGTTCGCGGCGTGGTGGGCGCTCGTCATCGATCGCCCCGCGATGCTGCTCCAGCTCGCGACCGCCCTCCCGATGATGGACGTCGGCGCGCTCCAGCGCTGCTGCGACCACGCCGACGCGCTCCGCACCGCGGTCTCCTCCGGCGAGGAGTTCGGGCAGTGGGGCCACAAGGCCGCGCCCAGCCTCGAGGAGCTCCACGCCGTCGACACCGAGCTCACGCACGCGCTCGCGGGCCTCTCGCGCGCGCTCGCGGCGTTCGCGCCCGCGTCGGGCAAGAACGAGAACCTCGAGGCGATGTGCCTCGACCTCGTCCTCGCCGCCGATCGCCTGCAGTCCGCGCTCGCGGATCCGGTGCGCGCGCTCCACCCCGCGACCGCGGACGGCGGCGACGACACGCTCCGCCGCGGGCAGACCGAGAACGCGCCGCGCGTCGCGGGCCTCGTCGCCCGCGCGATCCGCGCGCGCGAGCTTTCGATGCTCGACGTGTGGTTCGCGTCGCTCGGCCCCGTCACCTCCGCGCTCCTCGAGCAGGCCGTGCGCGGCGCGATCGGCCGCACGCCGCCGCCGCCGCCCGCGCCGAAGAAGGCGGAGGCGCAGATCATCGCGGGCTACGAGCTCGTGAAGAACCTCGGCGAAGGCGGCATCGGGACGGTGTGGCTCGTGCGCAAGCCGGGCGCCGATCGCTTCTTCGTCCTCAAGATCCCGAAGGCGGAGGCGCTCCAGAACGCGACCGAGACCGAGCGCGCCGGCATCCTCGCGTCGTTCCAGGAGGAGGCGAAGGCGCTCGCCGGCCTCTACCACCCGAACGTCGCGAACATCATCGATCGCGGCGTCATCGAGAACGTGCCGTACCTCGTCCTCGAGTACCTCATCGGCGCGGACCTGAAGCAGTACTCGGGCGCGCGGCTGATGACGCTCTTCGAGCTCCGCCAGGTCGTGCTCGAGACGTGCGCCGGCCTCGCCGCGCTCCACGCCGCCGGCCTCGTCCATCGCGACATCAAGCCGGCGAACCTCTGGCTCCGCCTCCCGCTCCAGGGCGGCGAGCGCTTCGAGGCCGACAAGCACCGCGACCCCGCGCACGCGACGCCGCTCGCCACCGTCGTCATCGACTTCGGCATGGTGCGCGCGATCCGCGTGCCGGCCGAGGTCGGCGGCCGCTTCGTCGCCGGCACCGCGGGCTACATCGCGCCGGAGCAGGTGCTCGATCCGGTGGAGCTCGATCCGCGCTCGGACGTCTACGCCCTCGCCGGCACGATCTACAACGTGACGACGGGCAAGGCGTTCTTCGACGACGTCGAGAACCCGCGCGACCGCATCATCGCCCACATGCGCCGCGATCCCTTCGAGGAGAGCGAGCGGCTCAAGTCGTACCCGGCCGCGGTCGCCAAGCTCCTCCGCGCCGCGGTCGCGAAGGAGCCGAAGGACCGCCCGCACCCGCTCGAGTTCGGCCGCGAGTTCGTCGCCGCGCTCTGA
- a CDS encoding MFS transporter, with amino-acid sequence MSSAAPPRSVVTMLAVGAGLAAASLYYNQPMLAALARDLGATPSLIGLVPTLTQLGYATGILAFAPLGDRLDRRRVILVKCVALAAVLAVAALAPNAPVMIAASFALGLAATTAQDLVPAAAAIAPAESRGRVVGMVMTGLLLGILLSRVVSGAVSQYASWRAVFGGAAGAVVLLFALLAWRLPSFPPATDRSYVALLASIGALVRDLAPLRRAALAQALLSFAFSGFWSTLALGLDAAPFHLSSTVAGAFGIAGAAGALAAPLAGAASDKRGPESVARAGALVCLASFGAMAALAESLVALAVGTVAFDAGAQSSLIAHQTIIYAQDPAARSRLNAVLVSGMFVGMASGAFTASRVFAAWGLRGVLVLCAGASGVALLVRRR; translated from the coding sequence ATGTCGTCCGCTGCGCCGCCGCGATCGGTCGTGACGATGCTCGCGGTCGGCGCCGGGCTCGCCGCGGCGTCGCTCTACTACAACCAGCCGATGCTCGCCGCGCTCGCGCGCGACCTCGGCGCGACGCCTTCGCTCATCGGCCTCGTGCCGACGCTCACGCAGCTCGGCTACGCGACGGGGATCCTCGCCTTCGCGCCGCTCGGCGATCGGCTCGATCGCCGGCGCGTCATCCTCGTGAAGTGCGTCGCGCTCGCGGCCGTCCTCGCCGTCGCCGCGCTCGCGCCGAACGCGCCGGTGATGATCGCGGCGAGCTTCGCGCTCGGCCTCGCCGCGACGACCGCGCAGGACCTCGTCCCGGCCGCGGCCGCGATCGCGCCGGCGGAGTCGCGCGGCCGCGTCGTCGGCATGGTGATGACGGGGCTCTTGCTCGGCATCCTCCTCTCGCGCGTCGTGAGCGGCGCGGTGAGCCAATACGCGTCGTGGCGCGCCGTCTTCGGCGGCGCGGCGGGGGCGGTGGTGCTCCTCTTCGCGCTGCTCGCGTGGCGCCTGCCGTCGTTCCCCCCCGCGACCGATCGCTCGTACGTCGCGCTCCTCGCCTCGATCGGCGCGCTCGTTCGTGACCTGGCGCCGCTCCGCCGCGCCGCGCTCGCGCAGGCGCTCCTCAGCTTCGCGTTCAGCGGCTTCTGGTCGACCCTCGCGCTCGGCCTCGACGCGGCGCCGTTCCACCTCTCGAGCACGGTCGCGGGCGCGTTCGGGATCGCGGGCGCGGCGGGCGCGCTCGCCGCTCCGCTCGCGGGCGCCGCGAGCGACAAGCGCGGTCCGGAGTCGGTCGCGCGCGCCGGCGCGCTCGTGTGCCTCGCGTCGTTCGGCGCGATGGCCGCGCTCGCCGAGTCGCTCGTGGCGCTCGCGGTCGGCACGGTGGCGTTCGACGCGGGCGCGCAGTCGAGCCTCATCGCGCATCAGACGATCATCTACGCGCAAGATCCCGCCGCGCGGAGCCGCCTCAACGCGGTGCTCGTGAGCGGCATGTTCGTGGGGATGGCGAGCGGCGCCTTCACCGCGTCGCGCGTCTTCGCGGCGTGGGGGCTCCGCGGCGTGCTCGTGCTGTGCGCGGGCGCGTCGGGCGTCGCGCTGCTGGTGCGGAGGCGTTGA
- a CDS encoding RNB domain-containing ribonuclease, whose amino-acid sequence MQFDLVAIARDVAEREGFVVKFPPGAEALREPYDGGDASIVDERALLWSSIDNRESTDLDQIEVAERLEGGVIRVKLGIADVDAFVPRGAALDLHAGQNTTSLYAGIATFPMLPDDLSSGASSLLEDQERLAVVTQIDVAADGQVVGAKIYRARVKNHAKLVYDDVGAWLEERGPGPKDERIAAQVKLHDEAAQRLRRRRIDHGALQLETTEARAVAKDGEVVDLKLTLKSRARELVEDLMIAANGATARWLEEHKFASIRRIVRKPRRWDRIVSLAAGFDVKLPEEANALALAEFLADRRAKDPKRFADVSLSVVKLMGPGEYAVADPDSPESHFGLAVDDYAHSTAPNRRYGDLVTQRLLKVCARGDAPPYSAKELLPIAERCSEREDHARKFERTMRKVGAALFLSRRIGGTFDAVVTGVNKNGTFVRLLDPPAEGRVVAGEAGLDVGDRTRVKLVATEPKRGFIDFVRV is encoded by the coding sequence ATGCAATTCGATCTCGTCGCGATCGCGCGCGACGTCGCCGAGCGCGAAGGGTTCGTCGTGAAGTTCCCGCCGGGCGCGGAGGCGCTCCGCGAGCCGTACGACGGCGGCGACGCGTCGATCGTCGACGAGCGAGCGCTGCTCTGGTCGTCGATCGACAACCGTGAGTCCACCGACCTCGATCAGATCGAGGTCGCGGAGCGGCTCGAGGGCGGCGTCATCCGCGTGAAGCTCGGCATCGCGGACGTCGACGCCTTCGTGCCGCGCGGCGCGGCGCTCGACCTCCACGCCGGGCAGAACACGACCTCGCTCTACGCCGGCATCGCGACGTTCCCGATGTTGCCCGACGACCTGTCGAGCGGCGCGTCCTCGCTCCTCGAAGATCAGGAGCGGCTCGCGGTCGTCACGCAGATCGACGTCGCCGCCGACGGGCAGGTCGTCGGGGCGAAGATCTACCGCGCGAGGGTCAAGAACCACGCGAAGCTCGTCTACGACGACGTCGGCGCGTGGCTCGAGGAGCGCGGGCCCGGCCCGAAGGACGAGCGCATCGCGGCGCAGGTGAAGCTCCACGACGAGGCGGCGCAGCGGCTCCGGAGGCGGCGCATCGATCACGGCGCGCTCCAGCTCGAGACGACGGAGGCGCGCGCGGTCGCGAAGGACGGCGAGGTCGTCGACCTCAAGCTGACGCTGAAGAGCCGCGCGCGCGAGCTGGTCGAGGACCTGATGATCGCGGCGAACGGCGCGACCGCGCGCTGGCTCGAGGAGCACAAGTTCGCCTCGATCCGGCGCATCGTCCGGAAGCCGCGGCGCTGGGACCGCATCGTCAGCCTCGCCGCCGGCTTCGACGTGAAGCTGCCGGAGGAGGCGAACGCGCTCGCGCTCGCGGAGTTCCTCGCCGATCGCCGCGCGAAGGACCCGAAGCGCTTCGCCGACGTGTCGCTCTCGGTCGTGAAGCTGATGGGCCCCGGCGAATACGCGGTCGCCGATCCCGACTCGCCCGAGAGCCACTTCGGCCTCGCGGTCGACGACTACGCGCACTCGACCGCGCCGAACCGCCGCTACGGCGACCTCGTCACGCAGCGGCTCTTGAAGGTGTGCGCGCGCGGAGACGCGCCCCCCTACTCCGCGAAGGAGCTCCTCCCGATCGCGGAGCGATGCAGCGAGCGCGAGGACCACGCCCGGAAGTTCGAGCGCACGATGCGGAAGGTCGGCGCCGCGCTGTTCCTGTCGCGCCGCATCGGCGGGACGTTCGACGCCGTCGTCACCGGCGTGAACAAGAACGGCACCTTCGTGCGCCTCCTCGATCCGCCGGCGGAGGGACGCGTCGTCGCGGGCGAGGCCGGGCTCGACGTCGGCGATCGGACGCGGGTGAAGCTCGTCGCGACCGAGCCGAAGCGCGGCTTCATCGACTTCGTGCGCGTCTAA